From a single Rutidosis leptorrhynchoides isolate AG116_Rl617_1_P2 chromosome 5, CSIRO_AGI_Rlap_v1, whole genome shotgun sequence genomic region:
- the LOC139847975 gene encoding fasciclin-like arabinogalactan protein 2 encodes MQHYRSTAAFTAVLVSILTFFLSGATVSGHNITAILDKFPEFSTFNHYLTITHLADEINNRQTITVCAVNNAGMSDLLSKHLSVFAMKNVLSLHVLLDYFGAKKLHQITNGTALAATMFQATGTASGSNGFVNITDLKGGKVGFGSEDSGRTDATFVKSLHELPYNISVIQISSMLPSAEAEAPTPEPAAVNISSLMSAHGCKNFAEALEASDAMKTYADNVDGGLTVFCPLDDAFKGFMPKFKNLSVGDKQSLLEFHGVPVYNSLSMLKSSNGLMNTLATDGASKYDFTVQNDGNQVTIKTSIVTAKIVGTLIDQQPLIIFTIDKVLLPKELFKGAISPAPAPAPEADSPAESPKASKKKKKSTPAASDSPADSPADSPDGGLADAAADSNSAFEIKGFRFGLVAALNFWFVSLIM; translated from the coding sequence ATGCAGCACTACCGTTCCACGGCGGCGTTCACGGCAGTGCTAGTCTCAATTCTAACATTCTTTCTCTCCGGTGCAACTGTTTCCGGCCACAACATCACCGCTATCCTCGACAAATTCCCTGAGTTCTCAACATTCAATCATTACCTCACAATCACACACCTCGCTGATGAAATCAACAACCGTCAAACAATCACTGTATGTGCCGTTAACAATGCCGGTATGTCAGATCTATTGAGCAAACATTTATCAGTTTTCGCTATGAAAAACGTTTTATCACTTCACGTTTTACTCGATTACTTCGGTGCTAAAAAACTTCATCAAATCACTAACGGAACGGCGTTAGCTGCTACGATGTTTCAAGCTACCGGAACGGCATCAGGATCTAACGGATTCGTTAATATAACGGATCTGAAAGGCGGTAAAGTAGGTTTCGGCAGCGAAGATTCAGGTAGAACCGATGCTACATTCGTTAAATCGTTACATGAACTTCCGTATAATATATCTGTAATTCAGATTAGTAGTATGTTGCCGTCTGCGGAGGCGGAAGCTCCGACGCCGGAACCGGCAGCTGTTAATATCTCGTCGTTAATGTCCGCTCACGGATGTAAAAATTTCGCTGAAGCTCTAGAAGCTTCGGATGCGATGAAAACTTACGCTGATAATGTTGACGGCGGTTTAACGGTGTTTTGTCCGTTAGATGATGCTTTTAAAGGATTTATGCCTAAATTTAAGAATCTGAGTGTAGGTGATAAGCAATCGTTACTTGAATTTCACGGTGTACCTGTTTATAATTCGTTATCTATGTTGAAATCAAGTAACGGTTTAATGAACACGTTAGCAACTGACGGAGCTAGTAAGTATGATTTTACTGTACAAAATGACGGTAATCAAGTAACGATTAAAACGAGTATCGTTACAGCGAAAATTGTAGGTACATTGATTGATCAGCAGCCGTTAATTATTTTTACAATTGATAAGGTGTTGTTACCTAAGGAGCTTTTTAAAGGAGCTATTTCTCCGGCACCGGCGCCGGCACCGGAAGCTGACTCACCGGCGGAGTCACCTAAGGCGTCGAAAAAGAAGAAAAAGTCTACACCGGCAGCGTCTGACTCGCCGGCGGATTCGCCGGCGGATTCTCCGGACGGTGGTTTAGCTGATGCAGCAGCTGATAGTAACAGTGCTTTTGAAATTAAGGGTTTTAGATTTGGTCTTGTTGCGGCTTTGAATTTTTGGTTTGTTTCTTTAATTATGTGA
- the LOC139848489 gene encoding uncharacterized protein yields the protein MGIAFKASFKKKIRNGDTFKFWDDAWIGDIVLKEQFNRLYALENHKEVSVSVRFNNNRLCDDWARPIRGRAVNDLVGLKILLESANLLSEQPDSWKWILDDDGFYKTKTMSRIIDEKCAAVITNPEATLRNKAVPLKVEVFVWRAKQKRIPVRIELEKRSIDLDSTICPLCAQGIESVEHFLTSCPKTLDIWNLVLKWWNLPQIQSLSHDQIFDDVLFGPNASSMGKVIWQGLKWVTCYVLWKARNDSVFNNQVWMAQKILTSIQTSSFVWFSKRIKKSSLVWHQWLINPGSFGSTPNNRV from the coding sequence ATGGGCATCGCTTTCAAGGCATCGTTTAAAAAGAAAATCAGAAATGGCGACACATTCAAGTTCTGGGATGATGCGTGGATTGGCGACATTGTTTTAAAAGAGCAATTCAACAGATTATATGCCTTAGAAAATCATAAAGAAGTTTCTGTTTCTGTCCGATTTAATAATAACAGGTTGTGCGACGATTGGGCCAGGCCCATTAGAGGAAGGGCTGTTAACGATCTTGTGGGCTTAAAGATTCTCCTGGAATCAGCTAACCTTCTCAGCGAGCAACCTGACTCCTGGAAATGGATTCTGGACGATGACGGTTTTTACAAAACCAAAACAATGTCGCGTATTATAGATGAAAAATGTGCAGCGGTTATCACTAATCCGGAGGCTACTTTACGCAACAAGGCGGTCCCTTTAAAGGTAGAAGTCTTCGTGTGGAGAGCAAAACAAAAACGGATCCCCGTTAGGATCGAACTCGAGAAAAGGAGTATCGATCTTGACTCAACGATTTGCCCTCTATGTGCACAAGGCATTGAGTCGGTAGAGCACTTTCTCACCTCTTGTCCAAAAACTTTGGATATATGGAATTTGGTCCTAAAGTGGTGGAACTTACCTCAAATTCAATCCCTCTCCCACGATCAAATATTCGATGACGTCTTGTTTGGTCCTAATGCTTCTTCTATGGGAAAAGTTATTTGGCAAGGCTTGAAATGGGTTACATGCTACGTGTTATGGAAAGCTAGAAATGATTCGGTATTCAATAACCAAGTTTGGATGGCGCAAAAAATTCTAACAAGCATTCAAACTTCTAGTTTCGTATGGTTCTCAAAACGTATAAAGAAATCTTCCTTGGTATGGCATCAATGGTTAATAAATCCGGGCTCATTCGGGTCTACTCCAAACAATAGAGTATGA